A window of the Schlesneria paludicola DSM 18645 genome harbors these coding sequences:
- a CDS encoding lipase family alpha/beta hydrolase → MLRSTFWIAICLWASLAGCRHLAPTGRATIISEIDPVERAGLTSPRSSSDGSSEGFWQSSSSSVRQTSITANDAEDIVPAASSDARSPSGRPDLDSIYRRTAQIDDLQRNPIIVIPGILGSKLVDETGRRVVWGEFGGNGIDPASVEGARLLALPLENGRSLRELYTSVQVAGPLDMLNVRVFGVPFQIAAYRDILTALGSGGYRDSTSNVGGLNKGVQYDNCFQFAYDWRRDNVETAALLHQFILEKKAYVEEQRRKRYGTEAQPVRFDIIAHSMGSVMARYYLQYGDAPLPDEESPPEVTWAGAQYVDRLVMVAPPNAGSLQAVEYLTQGVQFSRFFSRYEPALLGTMPSIYQLLPRTRHRPVVGGPQKVAVDLYNPKTWVQARWGFFNPNQSEILRHLLPDEPDPSRRLQIAYEHLSKCLARAEAFHAAIDVKADPPEGTTIHLIASDAHPTVFQYTVDGKGSLSPTARVAGDGIVTRHSALMDERLADRTNWAPRLKSPVKWDSVTFLFTDHLGMTKDPAFTDNVLYLLLESPR, encoded by the coding sequence ATGCTTCGGTCGACGTTTTGGATCGCAATCTGCCTTTGGGCGAGTCTCGCGGGATGCCGCCACCTCGCACCGACCGGTCGTGCCACGATCATTTCTGAAATCGATCCGGTGGAACGCGCCGGACTGACAAGCCCCCGTTCGTCCTCTGACGGCTCGTCCGAAGGATTTTGGCAAAGCTCCAGCTCGAGCGTTCGACAAACGTCGATCACAGCCAACGACGCGGAGGATATTGTCCCCGCCGCCTCCAGCGATGCACGGTCCCCCTCGGGACGTCCAGACCTGGACAGTATCTATCGCCGCACCGCACAGATCGACGATCTGCAGCGGAATCCAATCATCGTCATCCCGGGAATCCTGGGGTCCAAACTGGTCGATGAAACAGGACGACGTGTCGTCTGGGGTGAATTTGGCGGAAACGGAATCGACCCCGCATCGGTCGAAGGCGCTCGACTCCTTGCACTTCCCCTGGAGAATGGCAGGTCGCTCAGGGAGCTCTACACGTCCGTTCAAGTGGCCGGACCGCTCGACATGCTGAATGTGCGAGTCTTTGGCGTTCCGTTCCAGATCGCCGCCTATCGCGACATTCTGACCGCCTTGGGATCGGGTGGCTATCGCGATTCCACCTCGAACGTCGGCGGATTGAACAAAGGCGTGCAATACGACAACTGCTTCCAATTCGCCTATGACTGGCGACGGGACAATGTCGAAACGGCGGCCCTGCTACACCAATTCATTTTGGAGAAGAAAGCGTACGTCGAAGAGCAGCGGCGAAAAAGGTACGGAACAGAGGCTCAACCAGTCCGTTTCGACATCATCGCCCATTCGATGGGCAGCGTGATGGCCCGGTACTATCTTCAGTACGGCGATGCTCCGTTACCTGACGAAGAATCTCCTCCCGAAGTCACCTGGGCGGGTGCCCAATACGTCGACCGACTGGTCATGGTGGCGCCCCCGAACGCAGGTTCGTTGCAAGCGGTGGAATACCTGACGCAGGGCGTGCAGTTTTCACGTTTCTTTTCACGCTATGAGCCGGCACTCCTGGGGACGATGCCCTCGATCTATCAACTGTTGCCGCGAACTCGACACCGTCCCGTTGTGGGGGGACCGCAGAAAGTGGCTGTCGATCTTTATAACCCCAAAACGTGGGTTCAGGCACGCTGGGGATTCTTCAACCCCAATCAATCCGAGATCCTGCGTCATCTACTGCCGGACGAACCCGATCCCAGCCGACGCCTTCAGATTGCATACGAACACCTGTCAAAGTGCCTGGCGCGCGCCGAAGCGTTCCACGCGGCCATTGACGTCAAAGCCGATCCGCCGGAAGGCACCACAATTCACCTGATCGCAAGTGACGCACATCCGACGGTTTTTCAGTACACCGTTGACGGAAAAGGAAGTTTATCACCGACCGCTCGCGTAGCTGGTGACGGGATCGTGACACGCCACAGCGCGCTGATGGACGAGCGTCTGGCGGACCGAACCAACTGGGCACCGCGACTCAAGAGTCCCGTCAAATGGGACAGCGTCACGTTCCTGTTCACCGACCACTTGGGCATGACCAAAGACCCCGCGTTCACGGACAATGTCCTCTATCTGTTGCTGGAATCACCGCGATAG
- a CDS encoding coiled-coil domain-containing protein: protein MWNRPRDRRHRFPLDHDAGRLAAAFRLVHRLPILICFVLVCGAALGDEPQARYFEQLRQRSLFALAETEAIARLAADDLSLATKTDLTLELSRSLAEHAGFVPEDQRNELWQRARQAVLDLVEQDRSNPRVILLQLQIGSVWAVEADWLRTERDVRTFDETILEQAQAACAETLATLTPLENSLTNPTPESAAKRAADIPLSGHERRTVMHQARWYLAATYRNRAELAAAGSAERSSDLAEADQVLRRLVGVADEPLHSRAKLLSVTCLRLKGENARAAEALGLLERSDAKGIPLIQDEIIAERARLQLALNRPTDAAELILKARATRQRLTGEVWFLQTQALISLRKIALEKQQETLAERLAEQIVTAIERCEEQVGGYWSRRCRQIWENVQTSQKYGAELDSLMQQARIDFTTGRIDAAVERYAKAERVARDRAQPDLAMELGFTRASILLEHSRFEPAAAEFLRLASYDAAHTRSTQAHLLGTYCLGRLYDEKKTQARREAYTNELDQHLAKYAEDTTVNEAYFLKAQLEEQRLQATQALPLYLQVDTQHVRALDAMSGAARCYETILRRMIEQHRPSEMFEREGIDQMSKFLSLAANAPDKWTVKQADVALHLAAFLLMSSHESANKASSSGGERGRSSDLQDLKRSARPEQARQWLSQVLSFAEQSRADDLSTEARHQLVQRANSLNVIALAGTGKRIEAQRALTQLTATPKELLGLVDQLVPFVAAAQGDAQIQLAALQLQAAERVQSQRDQLSPAETALLDRCRAKASFFAGQSAKAVALGQQLAERFASDLDLQRELANLFGESRDVDASVLVKKCWRRIESQSKAGTSEWWTARLGVIQTCIREREYDEARKLLRVTKVLYPELGGPAFKPQMDSIEHALKANSPTKP from the coding sequence ATGTGGAACAGGCCCCGCGATCGTCGTCATCGGTTTCCGCTTGATCACGACGCGGGAAGGCTTGCGGCAGCCTTTCGTCTGGTGCACAGACTTCCGATTCTGATCTGCTTCGTGCTCGTGTGTGGTGCTGCGCTTGGCGATGAACCACAGGCTCGCTATTTCGAGCAGCTACGCCAGAGAAGCTTGTTCGCGCTGGCCGAGACCGAAGCGATTGCTCGATTGGCGGCGGACGATTTGTCGCTTGCCACGAAGACCGACCTGACGCTGGAACTCTCTCGCTCCTTGGCCGAGCATGCGGGGTTTGTGCCGGAAGATCAGCGAAATGAGCTGTGGCAACGGGCGAGACAGGCGGTTCTGGATTTGGTCGAACAAGATCGATCCAATCCCCGCGTGATTCTCTTGCAGCTTCAGATTGGATCAGTCTGGGCCGTCGAGGCAGACTGGCTACGAACTGAGCGTGACGTTCGAACATTCGACGAGACGATACTTGAGCAGGCTCAAGCAGCCTGCGCCGAAACGCTCGCAACGCTGACGCCACTGGAGAATTCACTGACCAATCCCACTCCCGAGTCGGCGGCCAAACGCGCGGCCGATATACCGTTGTCCGGCCATGAGAGGCGGACGGTCATGCATCAGGCACGCTGGTATCTGGCAGCCACTTATCGCAATCGGGCGGAGCTCGCAGCGGCTGGTTCCGCGGAAAGATCGTCAGACCTGGCCGAGGCCGATCAGGTCCTGAGACGTCTGGTCGGCGTCGCGGATGAACCGCTCCATTCGCGGGCAAAACTGCTCAGTGTGACTTGCCTGCGATTGAAAGGCGAAAACGCCCGTGCTGCCGAAGCCCTTGGACTATTGGAGCGAAGCGACGCAAAAGGGATACCCCTTATTCAAGATGAAATCATCGCCGAACGAGCGCGCCTGCAACTGGCCCTGAACCGACCGACGGATGCCGCCGAGCTCATTCTGAAAGCACGTGCGACGCGGCAACGGCTGACGGGCGAGGTCTGGTTTCTACAAACTCAGGCGTTGATCTCGTTACGGAAAATCGCGTTGGAAAAACAGCAGGAGACACTAGCTGAGCGACTTGCGGAACAGATTGTGACGGCGATCGAGCGATGCGAGGAACAGGTCGGGGGATACTGGAGCCGTCGATGCCGTCAGATCTGGGAGAACGTGCAGACGTCACAAAAGTATGGTGCGGAACTCGATTCATTGATGCAGCAGGCGCGAATCGATTTCACGACCGGCCGAATCGATGCCGCAGTCGAAAGGTATGCCAAGGCCGAACGTGTCGCGCGTGATCGCGCTCAACCGGATCTCGCGATGGAACTCGGCTTCACGCGGGCATCGATTCTGCTCGAACATTCACGCTTTGAACCTGCTGCAGCCGAATTTCTCAGGCTGGCGTCATATGATGCCGCGCATACTCGATCGACACAGGCGCATCTGCTTGGGACCTATTGTCTCGGCAGGCTCTACGATGAAAAGAAGACACAGGCGCGCCGCGAGGCCTATACGAATGAGTTGGATCAGCATCTGGCGAAGTATGCCGAGGATACCACAGTCAATGAAGCTTATTTTCTGAAGGCTCAACTCGAAGAACAGCGGTTGCAGGCGACCCAGGCTCTGCCGCTGTACTTGCAGGTCGATACACAACATGTTCGCGCACTCGATGCGATGTCCGGGGCCGCCCGCTGCTATGAAACGATCTTGCGAAGAATGATCGAACAACATCGGCCATCAGAGATGTTCGAACGCGAGGGCATCGATCAGATGTCGAAGTTCTTGTCGCTGGCGGCGAATGCGCCCGATAAATGGACCGTCAAGCAGGCGGACGTTGCGCTTCATCTCGCGGCATTTCTCTTGATGTCGTCGCACGAGTCTGCCAATAAGGCCTCATCGAGCGGCGGCGAGCGGGGGCGGAGTTCTGATCTCCAGGACCTGAAGCGTTCCGCGCGCCCGGAACAGGCGCGGCAGTGGCTGTCACAAGTCCTTTCATTTGCTGAACAATCCCGGGCAGACGATCTGTCGACTGAAGCACGGCATCAGCTAGTGCAGCGTGCGAATTCACTAAATGTCATTGCCTTGGCCGGAACGGGAAAACGGATCGAGGCGCAGCGTGCGTTGACGCAATTGACCGCGACACCCAAAGAGTTGTTGGGACTCGTGGACCAACTGGTTCCATTCGTAGCGGCGGCCCAGGGGGATGCCCAAATCCAACTGGCAGCATTGCAACTGCAGGCTGCCGAACGCGTGCAAAGTCAGCGAGATCAATTGTCCCCCGCCGAGACGGCTTTGCTCGATCGATGTCGAGCGAAAGCCTCCTTTTTTGCTGGTCAATCGGCAAAGGCTGTTGCGCTAGGCCAGCAATTGGCCGAGCGATTTGCGTCTGATCTTGACCTTCAACGTGAGTTGGCCAATCTGTTCGGCGAATCGCGCGACGTCGATGCCAGCGTGCTCGTCAAGAAATGTTGGCGACGTATCGAGTCGCAATCGAAGGCGGGGACATCGGAGTGGTGGACGGCGCGGCTAGGGGTCATACAGACCTGCATTCGTGAACGCGAATATGACGAAGCACGCAAGCTGCTGCGGGTTACGAAGGTCCTCTACCCTGAACTGGGAGGCCCTGCGTTCAAGCCGCAAATGGATTCGATCGAGCACGCTCTGAAGGCCAACTCGCCGACGAAACCTTGA
- a CDS encoding DUF11 domain-containing protein, with protein sequence MWNGFWKLTAMVGVIGVGLFAVFQAQKSIRLPTVSIESDAATDDVNQATPDVAAEDELPTDRLKEAPPTVVGLYDDGIKPAVNSARRQKNEELALPKDITIERGAKTVTKTLAKGKQTAQILPVKRMGIDFNESDEPEEKSDTDSAAFGDEPTQLPADAPTEVPVDDPMEETSEDAAVGEDKSTEDKSTEKESDPFSDDGPNTKTESEEKPEAEPAAETENATTDSAEEPQAPLTDKPGKSKISSEFESDPPPPRSNRAKRKSEKRSESPLTDDVDAFGTPPDAAAPSSKKTIKAPVVQDDALLDPPSRSDEQEKAEFKFDDTDSQPESSKSEPVESTFPVDDQALSTGPLRTKDKSPPARMPAVLPDSNFDDVSTKKRESGPRRGQYDTVTQTDMIGDGDIGDPSQRGVQQPRLTIEKIAQQQAVLGQPLIYSIVVKNVGNVDAHNVVVEDRIPKGTELKGTSPQAELSGKRLIWNHPLLRPNEEKKISIKVVPHQEGPIGSVARIYFATEVSTEIVVAAPQLDFNIKSPREVRMGQRFDMVFLLKNVGKVDATNIVVRDIVPESLKNEAGNDIECPVGKLAPNESREIVLTVTATKTGTVMNQIVLTADSGVRKSYENEIDVNGEVLVLTRSGHNQLYVERSAIFTNNVRNDGNQRADRVKISEVVPAGMQFETASDGGKFDPQARAVVWTLGPLAPGSDRSVTVKYMPKETGTLASNITATGNLGSTATVNASVKVIGKPELQMETHSATGSVTVGERITSRFQLNNSGTASANNVQLRIRLPAELRLITARGAKYRQDGDELIFEPIVELAPKSKASFELLLEPIAEADAQIELAIAAEHLSKPGRRIETIQIARDALK encoded by the coding sequence ATGTGGAATGGATTCTGGAAACTCACCGCAATGGTCGGTGTCATTGGAGTCGGGCTTTTTGCGGTCTTTCAGGCCCAAAAAAGCATCCGTCTTCCCACGGTGAGCATCGAAAGCGATGCTGCGACCGATGACGTAAATCAGGCTACGCCGGACGTTGCTGCTGAAGACGAACTTCCAACTGATCGTCTCAAGGAAGCTCCGCCAACGGTTGTGGGGCTGTACGACGACGGTATCAAACCTGCCGTGAACAGTGCCCGTCGTCAGAAAAACGAAGAGCTTGCCCTGCCGAAAGACATCACGATTGAACGTGGTGCCAAGACAGTCACGAAAACGCTCGCCAAAGGTAAACAGACCGCCCAAATTCTGCCCGTGAAGCGGATGGGAATCGATTTCAACGAGAGTGATGAGCCTGAAGAAAAGTCGGATACCGATTCCGCAGCGTTCGGTGATGAACCGACGCAACTTCCTGCGGACGCTCCGACCGAAGTTCCGGTTGACGACCCCATGGAAGAGACGTCGGAGGACGCGGCTGTTGGTGAGGACAAATCCACCGAAGATAAATCCACCGAAAAGGAATCCGATCCCTTTAGTGACGATGGGCCCAACACCAAAACAGAGTCGGAAGAAAAACCAGAAGCGGAACCCGCCGCTGAGACCGAAAATGCGACGACCGACTCTGCCGAAGAACCTCAGGCTCCCCTGACGGACAAGCCGGGAAAATCGAAAATCAGTTCCGAGTTCGAAAGCGATCCACCTCCGCCACGATCGAATCGCGCCAAACGCAAGAGCGAAAAACGAAGTGAATCACCGCTGACGGACGATGTGGATGCCTTTGGCACACCTCCAGACGCTGCCGCGCCTTCATCGAAAAAAACGATCAAAGCACCCGTAGTTCAGGACGATGCGTTGCTCGATCCTCCTTCACGGAGCGACGAACAGGAAAAAGCCGAATTCAAATTTGATGACACGGATTCTCAGCCGGAAAGTTCCAAAAGCGAACCGGTCGAGTCGACTTTCCCTGTGGACGATCAGGCGTTGTCGACGGGACCTTTGCGTACCAAAGACAAGTCTCCGCCAGCGCGGATGCCTGCGGTTTTGCCTGATTCGAATTTCGATGATGTTTCCACCAAGAAGCGTGAAAGTGGCCCCCGTCGTGGTCAATACGACACCGTCACTCAGACCGACATGATTGGTGATGGCGACATCGGAGATCCATCGCAACGCGGTGTACAGCAGCCACGCCTGACCATTGAGAAGATCGCCCAGCAGCAAGCCGTGCTGGGGCAACCGTTGATTTATTCGATCGTCGTGAAGAACGTCGGCAACGTGGATGCACACAACGTTGTGGTTGAGGACCGAATTCCCAAGGGGACCGAGCTGAAGGGAACGTCGCCGCAGGCGGAACTTTCCGGAAAGCGACTGATCTGGAACCACCCGTTGCTGCGTCCGAATGAAGAGAAGAAAATCTCAATCAAGGTGGTGCCGCATCAAGAAGGTCCAATCGGCAGCGTCGCCCGCATCTATTTCGCGACCGAAGTCTCGACGGAAATTGTCGTCGCCGCGCCTCAGCTCGATTTCAACATCAAATCACCTCGCGAAGTTCGCATGGGCCAGCGATTTGACATGGTGTTCCTGCTGAAGAACGTTGGAAAAGTCGATGCCACGAATATTGTCGTTCGAGACATCGTTCCCGAGAGTTTGAAGAACGAAGCGGGCAACGATATCGAATGTCCCGTAGGAAAATTGGCTCCGAACGAATCTCGTGAAATCGTTCTGACGGTGACCGCCACCAAAACGGGTACCGTGATGAATCAGATCGTTCTGACTGCGGATAGCGGGGTGCGAAAGAGCTATGAGAACGAGATTGACGTGAATGGCGAGGTTCTGGTTCTGACGCGTTCGGGCCATAATCAGCTCTATGTCGAACGTTCGGCAATCTTCACCAACAATGTCCGCAACGACGGCAATCAGCGTGCGGATCGCGTCAAGATTTCGGAAGTTGTCCCCGCTGGAATGCAGTTTGAGACTGCGTCCGATGGTGGAAAGTTTGATCCACAGGCGCGTGCCGTGGTCTGGACTCTCGGGCCACTCGCCCCAGGCAGCGATCGATCGGTCACGGTCAAATACATGCCGAAGGAAACGGGAACACTCGCGTCGAACATTACGGCGACGGGCAATTTGGGGAGCACGGCGACGGTCAATGCGTCCGTGAAAGTGATCGGCAAGCCGGAACTGCAGATGGAAACGCACAGTGCGACGGGAAGCGTAACGGTGGGTGAACGTATCACATCGCGATTCCAGTTGAACAACAGCGGAACCGCGTCTGCGAACAACGTGCAGTTGCGAATTCGTCTGCCAGCCGAATTGCGGTTGATTACGGCTCGGGGAGCGAAGTATCGTCAGGACGGCGACGAGCTGATCTTTGAACCGATTGTCGAGTTGGCTCCTAAGTCAAAGGCGTCGTTTGAACTGTTGTTGGAACCGATTGCCGAAGCCGATGCGCAGATCGAACTGGCCATCGCGGCCGAGCATTTGTCGAAACCAGGGCGACGAATCGAGACGATTCAAATCGCTCGCGACGCACTCAAATAA
- a CDS encoding outer membrane protein assembly factor BamB family protein, giving the protein MHRQLRSWSGILLVLASSHASFGADWSRFRGPNGSGVSQDQASTPVTWSQTQNIKWKVDLPGPGSSSPIVVGDKVFVTCWTGYALERGTRAGEQSNLKRHLICFDRQTGNVAWDRSVDPYLPEEGYSGMFAENGYATHTPVSDGERVYVFFGKTGVLAFDLNGKQLWQTTVGTGSDSMGWGSASSPILYKNLVIVTASPESKAMYGLDKSTGKEVWKQEADGFSGTWGTPVLIDSDEGRTDLVVGVPYEIWGFNPETGNIRWFCEALNVRSFCSSVVTDGKLIYAMGDQGSGSIAIKPGGKDDVTKSHVVWIGKDNNRIGSPVIADGKIYFVNNRVLSCSDTKTGTRIFQGRLGTGSSAEVQDDAGQDSPRDRGARGGRGTGGRNGGGGQDYSSPVIADGKIYFVTRSGDMHVVKVADTFEPLATNRVTDEAEDFSATPAIKDGALFIRSSKRLYCIAETPASSTPEKPRRD; this is encoded by the coding sequence ATGCACCGTCAATTGCGAAGTTGGAGCGGGATCTTGCTGGTACTTGCCAGCAGTCATGCGAGTTTCGGGGCAGACTGGTCTCGCTTCCGCGGGCCCAATGGCAGCGGCGTCAGCCAAGATCAGGCATCCACGCCTGTAACGTGGTCTCAAACCCAAAACATTAAATGGAAGGTCGATCTTCCTGGGCCGGGATCGTCATCGCCCATCGTGGTGGGCGACAAAGTCTTTGTCACCTGCTGGACGGGCTATGCCCTGGAGCGCGGGACGCGTGCTGGTGAGCAGTCCAACCTCAAGCGTCACCTGATCTGCTTTGACCGCCAAACTGGGAACGTCGCTTGGGACCGATCCGTTGATCCGTACTTGCCAGAAGAAGGCTATAGCGGAATGTTCGCTGAAAACGGATATGCCACTCATACGCCCGTCTCCGATGGCGAACGAGTGTATGTTTTCTTTGGAAAAACGGGCGTGCTGGCGTTTGACCTGAATGGGAAGCAGTTGTGGCAAACGACAGTCGGCACCGGTTCGGATTCGATGGGGTGGGGGTCCGCCTCCAGTCCAATCCTTTATAAGAATCTCGTGATTGTGACGGCGTCGCCCGAGAGTAAGGCCATGTATGGATTGGATAAGTCCACAGGCAAAGAAGTCTGGAAGCAGGAAGCTGACGGGTTCAGCGGAACATGGGGCACTCCCGTCCTGATCGATTCCGATGAGGGGCGTACGGACCTTGTCGTTGGTGTCCCTTACGAAATCTGGGGCTTCAATCCTGAGACAGGAAACATCCGCTGGTTCTGCGAAGCCCTCAACGTCCGATCCTTTTGCTCAAGTGTCGTCACCGACGGCAAACTGATCTACGCAATGGGCGACCAGGGAAGCGGCTCGATCGCGATAAAACCCGGTGGAAAAGACGATGTCACCAAATCGCACGTGGTTTGGATTGGCAAAGACAACAATCGGATTGGCTCGCCCGTCATCGCCGATGGAAAGATTTATTTCGTCAACAACCGCGTGCTCAGTTGCTCGGATACGAAAACTGGCACCCGGATCTTTCAGGGCCGACTCGGGACAGGTTCGTCCGCAGAGGTCCAGGACGATGCAGGACAAGACAGCCCACGCGATCGCGGCGCGCGTGGAGGCAGGGGCACGGGTGGACGGAATGGAGGCGGCGGTCAGGACTATTCTTCACCCGTGATCGCCGACGGAAAGATCTACTTTGTCACGAGGAGCGGTGACATGCACGTCGTGAAGGTAGCCGACACTTTCGAGCCGCTCGCCACGAATCGTGTCACCGACGAGGCTGAAGATTTCAGCGCGACACCCGCGATTAAAGATGGAGCTCTGTTCATCCGCTCGAGCAAGCGCCTGTATTGCATTGCCGAGACGCCAGCGTCATCCACGCCAGAAAAGCCCCGCAGAGACTGA